The Blattabacterium cuenoti sequence AAAAAATTCAAAATTCTTCAAAAAAAACAAGAAGAATTTAAAAACATGCAGATAAAACAAGTAGAGATACTCGAAAAAATATCCAATTATTCTTCTGAAGAAGCTAAAAATGAATTAATTGAAATTTTTAAAGGAGAAGCTAAAGTAAAAGCACAAACACATATACAAAATATTATAGAAGAATCTCAACTGACTGCAAAAATAGAAGCAAGAAAAATAGTTATTCAAGCTATTCAAAGAATTGGGACAGAACAAGCAGTTGAGAATGCAGTTTCCGTCTTCAATATAGAATCAGATGACGTAAAAGGTCGAATCATTGGACGAGAAGGAAGAAATATAAGAGCTCTGGAAAAAGCTACAGGAGTAGAAATCATTGTAGATGATACTCCAGAAGCTATTCTGTTATCTTGTTTTAATCCTATACGTAGAGAAGTAGCAAGGTTATCGCTTCATAAGTTAGTAATAGATGGACGCATACATCCAGCAAGAATTGAAGAAATCGTAGCAAAAACTGAAAAACAAATTGAAGAAGAAATAGTAGAAATAGGAAAAAAAAACATAATCGATTTAGGAATTCATGGAATACATCCAGAATTAATTAGGATGATAGGGAGGATGAAATATCGTTCTTCTTATGGACAAAATCTATTACAACATTCCAGAGAAGTTGCTCATTTAGCAGCAATATTAGCTTCCGAATTAGGATTAAATGCAAAATTAGCTAAGCGTGCAGGTTTATTACATGATATAGGTAAAGTTCCTGAAACAGAATCCGAGCTTCCTCATGCTATTTTAGGAATGCAATGGGCTGAAAAATATGGAGAAAATATGGAAGTTTGTAATGCCA is a genomic window containing:
- the rny gene encoding ribonuclease Y — its product is MKINVGFSVLMGFIIGIITCYLFGKKTILKRYIHLLEKAKIQAKKIIKHAEKEGESIKKKKMLQAKEKFIELKYKHEKDVRIREKKITDIENKTREKESRLSKEIEIYFKRNNRLENQIHDYEKKFKILQKKQEEFKNMQIKQVEILEKISNYSSEEAKNELIEIFKGEAKVKAQTHIQNIIEESQLTAKIEARKIVIQAIQRIGTEQAVENAVSVFNIESDDVKGRIIGREGRNIRALEKATGVEIIVDDTPEAILLSCFNPIRREVARLSLHKLVIDGRIHPARIEEIVAKTEKQIEEEIVEIGKKNIIDLGIHGIHPELIRMIGRMKYRSSYGQNLLQHSREVAHLAAILASELGLNAKLAKRAGLLHDIGKVPETESELPHAILGMQWAEKYGENMEVCNAIGSHHDEIEMKVLISPIVQVSDSISGARPGVRKNSFESYSKRLKNLEDIALSFDGVNKAFAIQAGRELRVLVESEKIDDKKAFQLSCDITEKIKNEMTYPGQIKVTVIRETRAVQIAR